In Cicer arietinum cultivar CDC Frontier isolate Library 1 chromosome 7, Cicar.CDCFrontier_v2.0, whole genome shotgun sequence, a single window of DNA contains:
- the LOC101502803 gene encoding S-adenosyl-L-methionine:benzoic acid/salicylic acid carboxyl methyltransferase 3-like: MEVAQILHMNGGVGDASYANNSLFQRKVISLTKSIRDEAIISLYRNTLSRSLRIADLGCSSGPNALLAVSEIIIAVEMFCRKFNHKSPEYNVFLNDLPGNDFNNLFKSLESFKAKLCDEFETEMGLSYFYGVPGSFYGKIFSNQSMHFVHSSCSLHWLSKVPNGVDNNKSNIYIASTSPSNVYRAYYKQFQRDFSIFLNCRAEELVEGGRMVLTLLGRKSDDPSSKECCYILELLAMVLNDMVLQGIINEDQLNTFNVPWYTPSPSEVKSQVLHEGSFSIDRLEVFEVYWNGFNLNAIEFEMCKSVKDDGYIVAQSMRALLEPLLVSHFGEAIIEEVFNRYQEILIDRMSKDISKFIYVTLSLTRKP, translated from the exons ATGGAAGTAGCCCAAATACTGCACATGAATGGAGGTGTTGGAGATGCAAGCTATGCAAACAACTCCTTATTTCAG CGGAAAGTGATTTCTTTGACAAAGTCCATTAGAGATGAAGCCATAATAAGTCTCTATCGCAATACACTCTCTAGAAGCTTGAGGATTGCAGATTTGGGTTGCTCTTCTGGACCAAATGCTTTGTTGGCGGTGTCAGAAATTATCATTGCCGTGGAAATGTTTTGTCGGAAATTTAATCATAAATCTCCCGAATACAATGTATTTTTGAACGATTTACCCGGAAAcgatttcaataatttatttaagtccCTCGAAAGTTTCAAAGCTAAGCTAtgtgatgaatttgaaactgAAATGGGTTTATCCTACTTTTATGGAGTTCCAGGTTCTTTTTATGGCAAGATATTTTCTAATCAAAGCATGCATTTTGTTCATTCCTCTTGTAGCCTTCATTGGTTATCTAAg GTCCCAAACGGTGTAGACAATAATAAGAGCAACATTTACATAGCTAGCACAAGCCCATCAAATGTCTATAGGGCTTACTACAAACAATTTCAGAGAgatttctctatttttcttAATTGTCGTGCAGAGGAACTAGTTGAAGGAGGTCGTATGGTTCTAACACTATTAGGAAGAAAAAGCGATGATCCATCTAGCAAAGAGTGTTGTTATATTTTAGAACTTCTAGCTATGGTTCTTAATGATATGGTTTTGCAG GGAATTATAAATGAAGATCAACTAAATACTTTCAACGTCCCTTGGTATACTCCATCTCCATCAGAAGTGAAATCGCAAGTTCTTCATGAAGGATCATTTTCCATTGATCGATTGGAGGTGTTTGAAGTGTATTGGAATGGTTTTAATTTGAATGCTATTGAATTTGAAATGTGTAAATCAGTCAAAGATGATGGATACATTGTTGCACAAAGTATGAGGGCTTTGTTGGAACCATTGCTAGTTAGCCACTTTGGTGAAGCCATTATCGAAGAGGTTTTTAATCGCTACCAAGAAATCTTAATTGATCGAATGTCGAAGGATATATCAAAGTTCATCTATGTTACTTTATCATTGACTAGAAAACCATAA
- the LOC101503122 gene encoding toMV susceptible protein tm-1(GCR26) has protein sequence MALNTANSTTTTLRVFCVGTLDTKLHELRFLSDSLHSNLNRFYNHISPKLEIIVLDVSTGPNQPQPSPDFKFVSRNDVISCNDTVSNESTLLPQDRGKAVSVMSQALEQFLLKSNSDKCVAGVIGVGGSGGTSLLSSPFRSLPLGIPKLIVSTVASGQTEPYVGTSDLVLFPSIVDVAGVNSVSRVVLSNAAAAFAGMVVGRVRSLSDSSQVYDKPTVGITMFGVTTPCVDAVRDRLHREGYESLVFHATGVGGRAMENLIREGFIQGVLDITTTEVADYIVGGVMACDSSRFDVIIEKKIPLVLSVGALDMVNFGAKDTIPQNFQQRNIYEHNKQVSLMRTTVDENRKFADFIANKLNSSSSKICVCLPEKGISALDAPGKPFYDPEATDTLLHELQRLIQTDDNRQVKVYPHHINDLEFANALVDAFLVVNEQTGKDSTHPPVAIHESVEHFHEDSVSNTSSFGTIVYTPREFPDAKPETLEKTQLILQQFKYQIDKGIPIIGAGAGTGISAKFEEAGGVDLIVLYNSGRFRMAGRGSLAGLLPFADANAVVLDMANEVLPVVKKVPVLAGVCATDPFRRMDHFLKQVESTGFSGVQNFPTVGLYDGNFRQNLEETGMGYSLEVEMIQKAHQMGLLTTPYAFNQHEATEMAKVGADIIVAHMGLTTTGSIGAKTAVSLEESVVLVQAIADATHRINPSAIVLCHGGPISGPEEAEFILKRTKGVHGFYGASSMERLPVEQAITSTVKQYKSISIH, from the exons ATGGCACTCAACACCGCCAACTCCACCACCACCACTCTTCGCGTTTTCTGCGTCGGGACCCTAGACACCAAACTTCACGAACTCCGTTTCCTCTCCGATTCACTTCACTCCAATCTCAATCGCTTCTACAATCACATTTCCCCCAAACTAGAGATCATCGTGCTTGATGTTTCCACCGGTCCAAACCAACCACAACCTTCACCAGATTTCAAATTCGTTTCCAGAAACGATGTTATCTCTTGCAACGATACCGTTTCAAATGAATCCACGCTTCTTCCACAAGATAGAGGCAAAGCCGTTTCCGTTATGAGCCAAGCGCTGGAGCAATTCTTGCTGAAATCTAACTCCGATAAGTGTGTCGCCGGAGTTATCGGCGTCGGCGGCAGTGGAGGTACGTCGTTGTTGTCATCTCCATTCAGGTCTCTTCCACTCGGGatccctaagcttattgttTCAACCGTTGCTAGTGGCCAAACGGAACCTTACGTTGGAACTTCCGATTTGGTATTGTTTCCGTCTATTGTTGACGTTGCCGGCGTTAATAGTGTTAGCAGGGTGGTTTTGTCCAATGCTGCTGCTGCTTTCGCTGGGATGGTTGTTGGAAGGGTTCGGAGTTTGAGTGATTCTTCTCAAGTTTATGATAAGCCTACTGTTGGTATAACTATGTTTGGGGTTACTACTCCTTGTGTTGATGCTGTTAGAGATAGGTTGCATCGAGAAGGTTATGAGAGTTTGGTTTTTCATGCCACTGGGGTTGGTGGCAGGGCTATGGAGAATTTGATTAGAGAAGGATTTATACAG GGTGTTTTGGACATCACAACAACAGAGGTAGCAGACTACATAGTTGGAGGCGTAATGGCTTGTGACAGTTCTCGCTTTGATGTGATAATAGAGAAGAAAATTCCCCTGGTCCTGAGTGTGGGAGCATTAGACATGGTTAACTTTGGAGCAAAAGATACCATACCACAGAATTTCCAGCAGAGAAATATATATGAACACAATAAGCAG GTTTCACTCATGCGAACAACAGTGGATGAGAACAGAAAATTTGCTGATTTCATAGCAAATAAACTGAACAGTTCATCTTCTAAGATTTGTGTTTGCCTTCCAGAAAAAGGTATATCTGCTTTAGATGCACCAGGTAAGCCTTTTTATGATCCAGAGGCAACTGATACTCTTCTTCACGAATTACAAAGGCTTATTCAGACTGATGATAATCGACAG GTAAAGGTGTATCCCCATCATATTAATGACCTTGAATTTGCAAATGCACTAGTTGATGCTTTTTTAGTGGTTAATGAGCAAACTGGTAAAGATTCTACTCATCCACCAGTAGCCATTCATGAGTCTGTTGAACACTTCCATGAGGATTCTGTTTCAAATACATCAAGCTTTGGGACCATTGTCTATACACCTAGAGAATTCCCAGATGCAAAACCAG AAACTTTGGAGAAAACACAGCTAATATTGCAgcaatttaaatatcaaatagatAAAGGAATTCCTATAATAGGAGCTGGTGCTGGGACTGGTATATCTGCCAAGTTTGAAGAAGCTGGAGGAGTTGATTTAATAGTATTGTACAACTCAGGGCGCTTCCGGATGGCTGGGAGAGGTTCATTAGCAGGGTTGTTACCATTTGCTGATGCTAATGCTGTTGTGCTTGACATGGCCAATGAAGTTTTGCCA GTGGTAAAGAAGGTACCAGTTCTTGCTGGTGTATGTGCAACAGATCCCTTCCGTCGAATGGATCACTTCCTTAAACAGGTGGAGTCTACTGGATTCTCTGGGGTACAAAATTTTCCAACTGTTGGGTTGTATGATGGTAATTTTAGGCAAAATCTTGAAGAAACAGGAATGGGATACAG CTTGGAAGTTGAGATGATCCAAAAAGCCCATCAAATGGGTCTCTTGACAACTCCATATGCATTCAATCAACATGAAGCTACTGAAATGGCTAAAGTTGGTGCCGATATTATAGTAGCCCATATGGGTCTAACCACAACAGGCTCCATAGGGGCAAAAACAGCTGTTTCACTTGAGGAAAGTGTTGTTCTTGTTCAAGCTATTGCAGATGCAACACATAGGATAAATCCTAGTGCTATTGTGCTGTGCCATGGAG GTCCGATTTCTGGTCCGGAAGAGGCAGAATTTATATTGAAGAGAACCAAGGGAGTCCATGGTTTTTATGGGGCTTCAAGCATGGAAAGACTACCTGTGGAACAGGCTATCACAAGTACAGTCAAACAATACAAGTCCATTTCTATTCATTGA
- the LOC101503447 gene encoding abscisic acid 8'-hydroxylase 3-like, with translation MLSLWREELVFVVHNYYDITMVLFFSIGLTYLASRAWKKTTSKRENIPGRLGLPLIGETFSFLSATNSTRGCYDFVRLRRLWHGRWFKTRLFGKVHIFIPNPEGARTIFSNDFDLFNKGYVKSMADAVGKKSLLCVPVESHKRIRRLLSEPFSMISLSAFITKFDKMLCGRLQKIEESGKSFKALDFCMMMTFDAMCDMLMSITEDSLLRQIEKDCTAVSNAMLSFPVMIPGTRYYKGITARKRLMETFKEIIARRRRGEESPEDFLQSMLQRNSFPASEKLDDSEIMDNLLTLIIAGQTTTAAAMMWSVKFLHDNRDEQDILREEQLSLIKMKPEGASLNHEDINNMRYGLKVVKETLRMSNVLLWFPRVALNDCTIEGYEIKKGWHVNIDATCIHYNSDLFKDPLKFNPQRFDEMQKPYSFIPFGSGPRTCLGMNMAKVTMLVFLHRLTSGYTWTLDDLDTCLEKKAHIPRLRSGCPITLTPINKNMPEA, from the exons ATGTTGAGTCTATGGAGGGAAGAACTAGTATTTGTAGTGCATAATTATTATGACATAACCATGGTCTTATTTTTCTCTATAGGACTAACATATTTGGCTTCAAGAGCTTGGAAAAAAACTACAAGCAAGAGAGAAAATATCCCTGGTCGGCTAGGATTACCTCTTATTGGGgaaactttttcttttctttcagcCACTAATAGTACAAGAGGATGTTATGATTTTGTCAGACTAAGGCGATTATG GCATGGGAGATGGTTCAAGACAAGGCTCTTCGGCAAGGTCCACATATTTATTCCTAATCCTGAAGGTGCGAGGACGATTTTTTCTAATGACTTTGATCTTTTCAACAAGGGTTACGTAAAATCAATGGCAGATGCCGTGGGAAAGAAAAGCTTATTATGTGTACCTGTTGAGAGCCACAAAAGAATAAGGCGTCTTctatctgaaccattctcaaTGATTTCCTTATCTGCATTTAtcacaaaatttgataaaatgttgtGTGGAAGGCTGCAAAAGATAGAAGAAAGTGGGAAAAGTTTCAAGGCATTGGACTTCTGTATGATG ATGACATTTGATGCAATGTGTGATATGCTTATGAGCATCACGGAGGATTCATTACTCCGACAGATTGAGAAAGACTGCACTGCTGTCTCTAATGCCATGTTGTCCTTCCCTGTCATGATTCCTGGCACCAGATATTATAAAGGCATCACG GCTCGTAAAAGGCTCATGGAAACCTTCAAAGAAATTATTGCTAGACGTAGGAGGGGAGAAGAGTCTCCAGAGGATTTTCTGCAGTCCATGTTGCAGAGAAACTCATTTCCAGCCAGTGAAAAGCTTGATGACTCAgagattatggataatcttttgacATTGATAATTGCTGGACAGACTACTACAGCAGCAGCAATGATGTGGAGTGTAAAATTTCTACATGACAACAGAGATGAACAGGACATACTCAGG GAAGAACAATTGTCTTTAATCAAAATGAAGCCAGAAGGTGCTTCACTTAATCATGAAGACATCAACAACATGCGTTATGGTTTGAAG GTAGTTAAGGAAACACTGAGAATGTCTAATGTCCTATTATGGTTTCCTCGTGTTGCACTGAACGACTGTACAATTGAAG GGTATGAAATCAAGAAAGGTTGGCACGTTAACATCGATGCAACTTGTATACATTACAACTCGGATCTATTCAAGGATCCATTGAAATTCAACCCACAAAGATTTGAT GAAATGCAAAAGCCATACAGTTTCATACCTTTTGGATCAGGGCCTAGGACTTGCCTTGGGATGAATATGGCGAAAGTGACAATGTTGGTCTTTTTACACAGACTAACTAGTGGTTACAC GTGGACCCTTGATGATTTAGATACTTGCTTAGAAAAGAAGGCACACATACCTAGACTAAGGAGTGGCTGTCCAATAACGTTGACGCCCATAAACAAAAACATGCCAGAGGCATAA
- the LOC113787720 gene encoding secreted RxLR effector protein 161-like, whose amino-acid sequence MALEFEMTDIRPMSYYLGLEVKKLEEVIRLMEAAPTTTHMKVTKRILRYLKGTLDYGLFYFSSNNFKLFGFCDNDFAGDIDDRKSTSRFIFFMGDCAFTWSSKKQLICHTFNI is encoded by the exons ATGGCGCTTGAGTTCGAGATGACTGATATTAGGCCCATGTCATACTACTTAGGCCTAGAAGTAAAGAAATTGGAAGAag TGATTCGTCTCATGGAAGCTGCTCCTACTACTACACACATGAAAGTCACTAAGAGGATACTCCGCTACCTTAAAGGTACGCTTGATTATGGACTATTTTACTTTTCTTCTAATAATTTTAAACTATTTGGATTCTGTGATAACGACTTTGCGGGAGATATTGATGATAGAAAGAGTACTAGTCGCTTCATATTTTTCATGGGGGACTGTGCTTTTACGTGGAGCTCAAAGAAACAACTTATTTGTCACACTTTCAACATATGA
- the LOC101503785 gene encoding protein HYPER-SENSITIVITY-RELATED 4-like, with protein sequence MSFFSSFFSSSSETNLTTAKHILSTAATVTATALLIRSVAKELLPIDLRDYILTKSNTIFSRFSTNITMVVEEFEGLDANQIYQAVEFYLGTIISSSTQRLLVSKSDNLKTFNLTVKHNQLVTDYFRGVKFQWLLRNPNDLTATLNSEMRSFELTFKRKHKEMVLDTYIPFILQEAKSKKQERQDLKIYTIDTQNMFGSFGLAWVGTTLDNSSTFDTMALERDLGEFVMEDLIKFVMRKGYYRSVGKPWKRGYLLYGPPGTGKSSLIAAMANYLHFDIYDLELSEVSSNADLRRLLIAMRNRSIVAIEDIDCSVDQDRQGRTSTRINHKQVTLSGLLNFIDGLWSNWGDERIIVFTTNHKEKLDPALLRPGRIDVHILMSYCSPYVFRQLALRYLGITEHFYFREIERTLHNTNVTPAEVAEYLLKGSDVDITLKELADFVRVKGVIQQLEYLAS encoded by the exons ATGTCcttcttctcttctttcttCTCCTCCTCATCGGAGACCAACCTAACAACCGCAAAACACATCCTCTCAACTGCCGCCACCGTAACCGCCACCGCATTGTTAATCCGTTCAGTCGCCAAGGAATTACTCCCAATCGACCTCCGCGACTACATACTCACCAAAAGCAACACCATTTTCTCTCGTTTCTCCACAAACATAACAATGGTAGTCGAAGAATTCGAAGGCCTCGACGCCAATCAAATCTACCAAGCCGTGGAATTCTATCTCGGCACAATCATCTCATCTTCAACACAAAGACTCCTTGTATCCAAATCCGATAACCTAAAAACCTTCAACCTCACAGTGAAACATAACCAATTGGTTACCGATTACTTCCGCGGCGTTAAATTCCAATGGCTCCTCCGAAACCCTAACGATCTAACCGCCACGTTAAATTCAGAGATGCGTTCATTTGAATTAACATTCAAAAGAAAACACAAAGAAATGGTTCTCGACACCTACATTCCGTTTATTCTCCAAGAAGCGAAATCGAAGAAACAAGAAAGGCAAGATTTGAAGATTTACACCATTGATACGCAGAATATGTTCGGGAGTTTCGGCCTCGCTTGGGTGGGGACCACACTTGATAACTCTTCGACTTTTGACACGATGGCACTTGAGCGTGATTTAGGGGAGTTTGTTATGGAAGATTTGATAAAGTTTGTTATGAGGAAAGGGTATTATAGGAGTGTTGGAAAACCTTGGAAGAGAGGTTACTTGCTGTATGGTCCACCTGGAACTGGGAAAAGTAGTTTGATTGCTGCTATGGctaattatttgcattttgataTTTATGATTTGGAGCTTAGTGAGGTGAGTAGTAATGCTGACTTGAGAAGGTTGTTGATTGCTATGCGGAATAGGTCTATTGTTGCCATTGAGGATATTGATTGTAGCGTTGATCAGGATCGACAAGGAAGAACTTCCACTAGAATTAACCACAAACAG GTTACACTATCAGGGCTACTAAATTTTATTGACGGGCTATGGTCAAATTGGGGAGATGAGAGGATTATAGTGTTTACGACAAATCACAAGGAGAAGCTTGATCCAGCTTTGTTGCGACCTGGTCGCATCGATGTTCATATCCTCATGTCTTATTGCTCTCCCTATGTTTTTAGGCAGCTTGCTTTACGTTACCTTGGAATTACAGAACACTTTTATTTCCGAGAGATTGAGCGAACACTTCATAATACCAATGTGACTCCAGCTGAAGTGGCGGAATACCTTCTCAAGGGCTCCGACGTTGACATTACTCTTAAAGAATTGGCAGATTTTGTTAGAGTCAAGGGTGTAATTCAGCAACTCGAATATCTAGCATCgtga